In Blastopirellula sediminis, the following proteins share a genomic window:
- the mog gene encoding molybdopterin adenylyltransferase, translating into MSSQSPAKIGVVTVSDRASRGEYEDRGGPAIHAYLTETLTSPWEAVPRVIPDDQAGIEATLRQLCDEEQCCLVITTGGTGPALRDVTPEATEAVCDKMMPGFGELMRKVSLEKVPTAILSRQTAGIRGKSLLLNLPGQPKAIAECLDAVFPAIPYCIDLLEGPYLTTDPSRVLAFRPAKKS; encoded by the coding sequence ATGAGTAGCCAGTCGCCCGCCAAGATCGGCGTCGTCACCGTATCGGACCGCGCTAGTCGCGGCGAGTACGAAGATCGGGGCGGTCCGGCGATTCACGCCTATTTGACCGAAACGCTGACCTCTCCGTGGGAGGCGGTCCCCCGCGTGATTCCCGACGATCAGGCGGGCATTGAAGCGACGCTGCGGCAGCTCTGCGACGAGGAGCAGTGCTGCCTGGTGATTACGACCGGCGGGACCGGGCCGGCGCTGCGCGACGTCACGCCGGAAGCGACCGAAGCGGTCTGCGACAAGATGATGCCCGGCTTCGGCGAACTGATGCGGAAGGTGTCGCTTGAGAAGGTGCCGACGGCGATTCTCTCGCGGCAGACGGCCGGGATCCGCGGGAAGTCGCTCCTATTGAACCTGCCCGGTCAGCCGAAGGCGATCGCCGAATGTCTCGATGCGGTCTTTCCGGCGATTCCTTATTGCATCGATCTGCTGGAGGGGCCTTACCTCACCACAGATCCTAGTCGGGTACTGGCATTTCGGCCCGCCAAGAAATCGTGA
- a CDS encoding response regulator codes for MDLAKLESKINRRVIVIDDNPSIHEDFRRILSGNSNVSGSPRDIRALLFEEETLTPNEIDFGFEIESAFQGEEGLRKVAAAEQAGRPFALAFIDMRMPPGWDGLETIKRIWRDYPDIQVVICTAYSDHTWESLLEELGETDQLVILKKPFDVIEARQLAIALTRKWQLTQQARLRMDELNHLVEERTADLMRAATELKRTNQQLIEASKDAEAANRSKSEFLANMSHEIRTPMTAIIGYAEELKEAGEIERAPKERVFALETILRNGHHLLQVINDVLDLSKIEAGKLDVYLQPASPVRIVSDVLALMHLRASQKGLRLENEFCGPMPASITTDATRLRQILINLIGNAIKYTEEGTVSLRTRLINIGSDDPHLEFEVVDSGIGMTEEEMQRIFLPFEQANTSMSRKYGGTGLGLSISIRLTELLGGMMWCESNPGHGSAFRFTIATGDLTNVKISNCADDYNWVPVNASSIPSAGVSIEGRLLLVEDGPDNQRLLRLILEKAGAEVTIANDGRDGVDLVLTSRRQGMPFDLILMDMQMPILDGYQATRMLRTEGVRTPIVALTAHAMSGDRQRCLDAGADEYLTKPVNRSLLLETIAGFLQLSAKFKKKAAEAQY; via the coding sequence ATGGACTTAGCAAAGCTAGAAAGCAAGATCAATCGTCGCGTTATCGTGATCGACGATAACCCGTCGATTCACGAAGACTTTCGTCGGATTCTCTCAGGCAATAGCAACGTTAGCGGCTCTCCCCGCGATATTCGAGCGCTGCTGTTCGAGGAAGAAACGCTGACGCCCAACGAAATCGACTTCGGTTTCGAGATTGAATCGGCGTTTCAGGGAGAAGAAGGGCTACGGAAGGTCGCCGCCGCAGAACAGGCCGGCCGACCGTTCGCGTTGGCCTTCATCGACATGCGAATGCCGCCGGGTTGGGACGGGCTCGAAACGATCAAGCGAATCTGGCGCGACTATCCTGATATCCAGGTCGTCATCTGCACCGCCTATTCGGATCACACTTGGGAATCGCTGCTGGAAGAGTTGGGGGAAACTGACCAGCTAGTGATCTTGAAGAAGCCGTTTGACGTGATCGAAGCTCGCCAGTTGGCGATCGCACTGACGCGCAAGTGGCAACTGACTCAGCAGGCTCGTTTGCGAATGGACGAGCTGAACCATTTAGTCGAAGAACGCACCGCCGATTTGATGCGGGCTGCGACCGAACTGAAAAGAACCAACCAGCAACTGATTGAAGCGTCGAAAGACGCCGAAGCGGCCAACCGATCCAAGAGCGAATTCCTGGCGAACATGAGCCATGAGATTCGGACGCCGATGACCGCGATCATCGGCTATGCCGAGGAATTGAAAGAAGCAGGCGAGATCGAACGCGCTCCGAAAGAACGGGTTTTCGCGCTCGAGACGATCTTGCGCAACGGGCATCACCTGTTGCAAGTGATTAACGACGTGTTAGATCTCAGCAAGATCGAAGCAGGCAAGCTCGACGTCTACCTTCAGCCCGCGTCCCCGGTGCGGATCGTGTCGGACGTGTTGGCGCTGATGCACTTGCGGGCGTCGCAAAAGGGACTGCGGCTGGAAAACGAATTCTGCGGACCGATGCCGGCTTCGATCACGACCGACGCGACCCGTCTGCGTCAGATTCTGATCAACCTGATCGGCAACGCGATCAAGTACACCGAGGAAGGGACGGTTTCGCTGCGAACCCGGCTGATTAACATCGGCAGCGACGATCCTCATCTCGAGTTTGAGGTGGTCGACTCCGGAATCGGTATGACCGAAGAGGAGATGCAGCGAATCTTTCTGCCGTTCGAGCAAGCCAATACGTCGATGAGCCGCAAGTATGGCGGAACGGGACTGGGGCTGTCGATCAGCATTCGGCTCACGGAACTGCTGGGAGGAATGATGTGGTGCGAAAGCAATCCTGGGCATGGGAGCGCCTTCCGCTTCACGATCGCCACCGGCGACCTGACGAACGTCAAGATTTCGAACTGCGCCGATGACTACAACTGGGTGCCGGTGAACGCCAGCAGCATTCCCTCTGCGGGCGTTTCGATCGAAGGGCGTTTGTTGTTGGTGGAAGACGGGCCTGACAACCAGCGACTGTTGCGGCTGATCCTGGAGAAAGCAGGCGCCGAGGTGACGATTGCGAATGACGGTCGGGACGGCGTCGACCTGGTCCTGACGTCGCGCAGACAAGGAATGCCGTTCGACTTGATCTTGATGGACATGCAAATGCCGATCCTGGACGGCTATCAAGCGACTCGGATGTTGCGCACCGAAGGAGTCCGGACTCCGATTGTCGCGTTGACGGCGCACGCGATGAGCGGCGATCGACAGCGATGTCTCGACGCCGGCGCCGATGAGTACCTGACGAAGCCGGTCAATCGAAGTCTGCTGTTAGAGACGATCGCGGGCTTTTTGCAATTGTCCGCGAAGTTCAAAAAGAAAGCGGCCGAGGCTCAGTATTGA
- a CDS encoding nucleotide pyrophosphohydrolase, protein MTSEPSSDITIRSAQAEVDDWIRTIGVRYFSELTNLAQLMEEVGELSRIMSRTYGEQSFKEGDRRGDLSDELADVLFVLICIANQTGVDLTAALEKNLAKKTGRDSERHLNNPKLR, encoded by the coding sequence ATGACTTCCGAGCCATCCTCTGACATCACGATCCGTTCGGCCCAGGCCGAAGTGGACGATTGGATTCGGACGATCGGCGTGCGCTATTTTTCGGAACTGACGAACCTTGCCCAGTTGATGGAAGAAGTGGGCGAACTGTCGCGAATCATGTCGCGCACCTATGGCGAACAGAGTTTCAAAGAGGGAGATCGTCGCGGCGATCTTTCCGATGAACTCGCCGACGTGTTGTTCGTACTGATCTGCATCGCCAATCAGACCGGCGTCGATTTAACCGCTGCTCTCGAAAAGAACCTGGCCAAGAAGACTGGCCGCGACTCGGAGCGTCACCTCAACAATCCGAAGTTGCGCTAG
- the ilvD gene encoding dihydroxy-acid dehydratase, with product MSQPLNWNSRRLTRGWQKGVTAFYYGLGLTDADFDKPQIGIGVPLLDGNLCNVHAYQLAQELKAGCEAAGLIGFPFGTPAVSDNITQGHEGGNASLPSRNMIANAAECVVSAHGYDFLIGLHNCDKNGPGFAMALARLNYPGLIVNGGSIKPGCHLGRDTSILDVYDAQAAASVGAMTATEADQILRTACPGPGGCGIAASFNTWGIALEAIGLGLPYSSSIPADDPAKREECRGIGAAVKRLLADNIRPRDILTKKAFENAAAVIAAIGGSTNGVLHLTALAKEAGVDFGLRDIQRIVRNTPVLCSFAPRGKRTMYDLHKLGGTPMLLKYLISAGIVDGSCLTVSGMSLAESVADACEVPQDQDLIAPIEKPLKEYADMQICFGNLAPGGVVFKVSSMRDSKFRGKAICFNEAKDIVDAVEANKITPGSVIVLRYLGPVASGMPEVLVATAALAVPHLDGKVAFLSDTRVSGVSHGAIGVHCAPEAAVGGPIALVEDGDEISFDLLGGDITLHVAADELATRAANWKMPELKYNHGYLADFAATVSQADSGCISKAFYDVK from the coding sequence ATGTCTCAGCCCCTGAATTGGAACAGCCGACGTTTGACCCGTGGATGGCAAAAAGGGGTTACCGCCTTTTATTACGGCCTGGGACTGACCGACGCCGACTTTGACAAGCCGCAAATTGGGATCGGCGTACCACTGTTGGACGGCAACCTCTGCAATGTCCACGCCTACCAACTGGCGCAAGAGCTGAAAGCCGGCTGCGAAGCGGCTGGCCTGATCGGCTTTCCGTTCGGCACCCCGGCCGTCAGCGACAACATCACCCAAGGGCACGAAGGGGGAAATGCGAGTCTGCCGTCGCGCAATATGATCGCCAACGCGGCCGAATGCGTCGTTAGCGCTCATGGCTACGACTTTTTGATCGGTCTGCATAACTGCGACAAAAACGGCCCCGGCTTCGCCATGGCCTTGGCCCGACTCAACTATCCCGGCCTGATCGTCAACGGCGGCAGCATCAAACCTGGTTGCCACCTGGGACGCGACACGTCGATTCTGGACGTCTATGACGCCCAAGCCGCAGCGTCGGTCGGCGCGATGACCGCGACCGAAGCGGATCAAATCTTGCGAACCGCTTGCCCCGGTCCCGGCGGCTGCGGCATCGCCGCTTCGTTCAACACCTGGGGAATCGCGCTGGAAGCGATCGGGCTAGGCCTCCCCTACTCCAGTTCCATTCCAGCCGACGATCCCGCCAAACGAGAAGAATGCCGTGGCATCGGCGCCGCCGTCAAACGTCTCTTGGCCGACAACATTCGCCCCCGCGACATCCTGACGAAGAAGGCGTTTGAAAACGCCGCGGCCGTAATCGCGGCGATCGGCGGTTCGACTAACGGCGTGCTCCATCTGACCGCGCTGGCGAAAGAAGCGGGCGTCGACTTTGGTCTGCGCGACATCCAGCGAATCGTCCGCAACACGCCGGTCCTCTGCAGCTTCGCGCCGCGCGGCAAGCGAACGATGTACGACCTGCACAAGCTGGGCGGCACGCCGATGCTGCTGAAGTACCTGATCTCGGCCGGCATCGTCGATGGCTCGTGCCTGACGGTTTCTGGCATGTCGCTGGCCGAAAGCGTCGCCGATGCCTGCGAAGTTCCCCAGGACCAGGACCTGATCGCGCCGATCGAAAAGCCGCTAAAAGAATACGCCGACATGCAGATCTGCTTCGGCAACCTGGCGCCCGGCGGCGTCGTCTTCAAGGTCTCGAGCATGCGCGACTCGAAGTTCCGCGGCAAAGCGATCTGCTTCAACGAAGCGAAAGACATCGTCGACGCGGTCGAAGCGAACAAGATCACGCCCGGCAGCGTGATTGTACTGCGATACCTTGGCCCGGTCGCCTCCGGCATGCCGGAAGTGCTGGTCGCCACCGCAGCCTTGGCGGTTCCGCACTTGGACGGCAAAGTCGCGTTTCTCTCCGATACCCGCGTCTCCGGCGTTTCGCACGGAGCGATCGGCGTCCACTGTGCGCCGGAAGCGGCGGTTGGCGGTCCGATCGCGCTGGTTGAAGATGGAGACGAGATCTCGTTCGATCTGCTTGGCGGCGACATCACGCTGCACGTCGCTGCCGATGAATTGGCGACCCGCGCCGCGAACTGGAAAATGCCTGAGCTGAAGTACAACCACGGCTATCTGGCCGACTTCGCCGCAACCGTATCGCAAGCCGACAGCGGTTGCATCAGCAAAGCGTTTTACGACGTGAAGTAG
- a CDS encoding glycosyltransferase family 2 protein, with protein MPDARLTDDSAIWIIVPAYNEAARIGKTLAPLCRAFPNIVVIDDGSSDDTAAIAAKSPVWLLQHMINSGQGAALQTGIDFALKHGAGIIVTFDADGQHDAGDVLRLVEPIRRGEVDVVLGSRFLGKTIDMPWTRHVMLKGAVWFTRFFSQIAVTDTHNGFRALSRQAAQTIRITQNRMAHASEILDQIREYQLRYCEAPVTIRYNVATLEKGQSNSAAVKIAAQFLLGRLVR; from the coding sequence TTGCCAGACGCCCGACTGACCGACGACTCGGCCATTTGGATTATCGTGCCGGCCTACAACGAGGCGGCTCGGATCGGTAAGACGCTAGCTCCCCTCTGCCGTGCGTTTCCCAATATTGTGGTGATCGACGACGGTTCGAGCGACGACACGGCTGCGATCGCCGCCAAGTCGCCGGTTTGGCTGCTGCAGCACATGATCAATTCGGGACAAGGCGCCGCTCTGCAGACCGGCATCGATTTCGCCCTGAAGCATGGGGCCGGGATCATCGTCACCTTCGACGCCGACGGCCAGCATGACGCCGGCGACGTGTTGCGGCTGGTCGAGCCGATTCGCCGCGGCGAAGTCGACGTCGTCCTTGGTTCCCGTTTTCTGGGGAAGACGATTGATATGCCCTGGACGCGGCATGTGATGCTCAAAGGCGCCGTCTGGTTTACCCGCTTCTTCTCGCAGATCGCGGTGACCGACACGCACAATGGCTTTCGGGCGTTGTCCCGCCAAGCGGCCCAGACGATTCGGATCACCCAGAATCGGATGGCGCACGCGTCGGAGATTCTCGATCAGATTCGGGAGTACCAACTGCGGTACTGCGAAGCGCCGGTGACGATTCGCTACAACGTCGCCACGCTGGAAAAAGGACAAAGTAACTCGGCCGCCGTGAAGATCGCCGCTCAGTTTCTGCTGGGGAGGCTTGTGCGGTGA
- the folE2 gene encoding GTP cyclohydrolase FolE2: MSTNLPTSETSPANLVDTAAARPFAVDTRTSMLPDVAADAAPLVEGKLNRVGMSGIEVAIRLRDSSGEMMRIPARVDAYVSLDDPEVKGIHMSRLYLSLQDSLDAEFGRAQIETILQRFLATHSDISATSYVCFRYEQMIRRESLLSDHSAWRSYPVKIEAWSNGGKTTYRVHVRLTYSSACPCSAALARQLLQQQFEEQFYGHQWLATATVLNWLGSNETLMAVPHSQRSHADITIELDGDRSDLPIDELITRTEAALNTAVQAAVKRTDEQEFARLNGENLMFCEDAARRLKNAVDAMDGIVDYRIQASHFESLHPHDAVAIVTKGVSGGLSA, translated from the coding sequence ATGTCGACGAACTTGCCTACGTCTGAAACTTCCCCTGCGAACCTGGTCGATACGGCCGCCGCCCGACCGTTCGCCGTCGACACGCGGACCAGCATGTTGCCCGACGTCGCCGCGGACGCCGCGCCGCTGGTTGAGGGAAAACTAAACCGCGTCGGCATGTCCGGCATTGAAGTTGCGATTCGTCTACGTGACTCGAGCGGCGAGATGATGCGGATTCCGGCTCGCGTCGACGCCTACGTCAGCCTGGACGATCCCGAGGTCAAAGGGATCCACATGTCGCGACTCTATCTCTCGCTGCAAGACTCACTCGACGCCGAGTTCGGTCGCGCTCAGATCGAAACGATTCTCCAGCGGTTCCTGGCGACCCATAGCGACATCAGCGCGACCAGCTACGTCTGCTTCCGTTACGAACAAATGATCCGCCGCGAGTCGCTGTTGAGCGACCATTCGGCGTGGCGCAGCTATCCGGTCAAGATCGAAGCCTGGTCCAATGGCGGCAAGACGACCTATCGCGTTCATGTGCGTCTGACCTATTCGAGCGCATGCCCTTGCTCGGCCGCACTGGCGCGTCAGCTGCTGCAGCAGCAGTTTGAAGAACAGTTCTATGGCCATCAGTGGCTCGCGACGGCGACGGTGCTCAACTGGCTTGGCTCGAACGAAACGTTGATGGCGGTCCCGCACAGCCAACGCAGCCATGCCGACATTACGATCGAATTGGATGGAGATCGTAGCGATCTGCCGATCGACGAGCTGATCACCAGGACCGAAGCGGCGCTGAACACTGCGGTGCAAGCCGCAGTCAAGCGAACCGATGAACAAGAGTTCGCTCGCTTGAACGGCGAAAACCTGATGTTCTGCGAAGACGCCGCGCGACGTCTGAAGAACGCCGTCGATGCGATGGACGGAATCGTCGACTACCGCATTCAGGCGAGCCACTTCGAGAGTCTCCATCCGCACGACGCTGTGGCGATCGTCACCAAGGGAGTTTCCGGCGGCTTGTCGGCCTAA
- a CDS encoding prepilin peptidase has product MAVRRKPNQLRRIVGAALLLFVAILIAWPAIEFLVRSSAPTRPSEAMDRLERLSTLRDWMMNVFGYGWFFAVGAVIGSYLNVVVWRLPRGKSVVDKPSACPFCCTKIRALDNVPVLGWINLEGKCRACRLPISSRYPLVEAAMGMIFVALLIAELLSGGSNLPGGELTSGRGFAGVVFEARWPIIRLYAYHAAFFCWLLPWALIAWDRQRIPKSTVLVAAIVGIGAPLIWPGLHPIAALAIDASPQVTELVTMLVGTAVGLMIGMAVRQLEACEEDDLSRGWGMPTMLAFMGLFLGWQAVVTIAAVILPLYGAAVFAMSERGKFVRRGLFELLMTAATLVYICWWGFWAGLAWLPGSTFSPVGLAVVAPLLLLGFALLAVAKRPQGADWRRFQNHDPVSPPRCEPVEFIT; this is encoded by the coding sequence ATGGCCGTTCGTCGTAAACCCAATCAGCTTCGGCGGATCGTCGGCGCGGCGCTTTTGCTCTTCGTCGCGATCTTGATCGCCTGGCCGGCGATCGAGTTTTTGGTCCGCAGTTCGGCGCCGACGCGACCCAGCGAAGCGATGGACCGCCTGGAACGTCTCTCGACGCTTCGCGACTGGATGATGAACGTCTTTGGCTACGGCTGGTTCTTCGCCGTCGGCGCGGTGATCGGCAGTTATCTGAACGTCGTCGTCTGGCGATTGCCACGCGGCAAGTCGGTGGTCGATAAGCCGTCGGCATGTCCTTTTTGCTGTACGAAGATTCGTGCGCTCGACAACGTGCCGGTCCTCGGTTGGATCAACCTGGAAGGAAAGTGCCGCGCCTGTCGGTTGCCGATTTCGTCGCGTTATCCGCTGGTCGAAGCGGCGATGGGGATGATCTTCGTAGCGCTCTTGATCGCCGAACTGCTCTCCGGCGGAAGCAACTTGCCGGGGGGAGAACTGACGAGCGGGCGAGGTTTCGCCGGGGTCGTCTTCGAGGCCCGGTGGCCGATCATTCGACTTTACGCTTACCACGCGGCGTTCTTTTGCTGGCTGTTGCCGTGGGCGCTGATCGCGTGGGATCGTCAACGAATTCCCAAGTCGACCGTCCTGGTGGCGGCGATCGTCGGAATCGGCGCTCCGCTGATTTGGCCTGGATTGCATCCCATTGCAGCGCTGGCGATCGACGCTTCTCCGCAAGTGACGGAACTAGTAACGATGTTGGTGGGAACCGCCGTCGGACTCATGATAGGTATGGCGGTGCGACAGTTGGAAGCCTGTGAGGAAGACGATTTGTCGCGCGGCTGGGGGATGCCGACGATGCTAGCCTTTATGGGGCTCTTCCTCGGTTGGCAGGCGGTCGTGACGATCGCGGCGGTGATTCTGCCGCTGTACGGCGCCGCAGTCTTCGCGATGTCGGAACGCGGAAAGTTCGTCCGGCGCGGCTTGTTTGAGCTGCTGATGACGGCGGCGACGCTTGTTTATATTTGCTGGTGGGGATTTTGGGCGGGACTGGCCTGGTTGCCGGGTTCCACGTTTTCGCCGGTCGGATTGGCGGTCGTCGCTCCGCTCCTTTTGCTAGGTTTCGCACTGCTAGCCGTCGCCAAACGCCCGCAAGGCGCCGATTGGCGACGATTTCAAAACCATGATCCGGTTTCGCCTCCACGCTGCGAACCGGTAGAATTCATTACGTAG
- a CDS encoding 6-pyruvoyl trahydropterin synthase family protein, whose translation MSLVIMRRIKFCAGHRLYKHGGKCEFFHGHNYVADFYVTADEVDAVGRVIDFADLKAKFKGWLDEHWDHGFILSEQDENGINAIKQVVPCKYFIMPYNPTAENMARYLLDYVCPELLDQSNVRPVKVVIWETEEAFAEARISGDVDGSTTVTLSSVMVD comes from the coding sequence ATGAGTCTGGTTATCATGCGGCGCATCAAGTTTTGCGCCGGTCACCGTTTGTACAAGCATGGCGGAAAGTGCGAGTTCTTTCATGGCCATAACTACGTCGCCGACTTCTACGTCACCGCGGACGAGGTCGACGCCGTCGGTCGCGTGATCGACTTCGCTGACTTGAAGGCGAAGTTCAAAGGCTGGCTCGACGAACATTGGGATCACGGCTTCATCCTGAGCGAACAGGATGAGAACGGCATCAACGCGATCAAGCAGGTCGTGCCATGCAAGTATTTCATCATGCCGTACAACCCGACCGCCGAGAACATGGCTCGCTACCTGCTCGACTACGTTTGCCCCGAGTTGCTCGACCAGTCGAATGTTCGCCCGGTGAAGGTAGTGATCTGGGAAACGGAAGAAGCGTTCGCCGAAGCCCGCATCAGCGGCGACGTCGACGGTTCGACGACCGTTACGCTCAGCTCGGTCATGGTCGATTAG
- a CDS encoding Hsp20/alpha crystallin family protein has translation MVRALTGYQPRSFADLRREMDGLFGALLNSDAPSAVASWLPALNVAESETAYEVSVEIPGMEPENVHVEFKEGVLTISGERQQVEETNEKKFHRIEQSYGKFERSLRLSAPVDEDHVTAEYQHGILNVTVPKAVKALPRKIEVTAK, from the coding sequence ATGGTCCGTGCACTTACTGGGTATCAGCCGCGATCTTTCGCTGACCTGCGTCGTGAAATGGATGGCCTCTTCGGCGCGCTGCTCAACAGCGATGCTCCGTCGGCGGTCGCCTCGTGGTTGCCGGCGCTCAACGTCGCCGAATCGGAAACGGCGTACGAAGTCTCCGTAGAGATTCCGGGCATGGAGCCGGAGAACGTTCACGTCGAATTTAAAGAAGGCGTGCTGACGATTTCGGGCGAACGCCAACAGGTGGAAGAAACGAACGAGAAGAAGTTCCATCGCATCGAGCAGAGCTACGGCAAGTTTGAACGCAGCCTACGTCTCTCGGCGCCGGTTGACGAAGACCACGTCACCGCCGAATACCAACATGGCATTCTGAACGTCACCGTTCCGAAGGCCGTAAAGGCGCTACCGCGGAAGATTGAAGTGACGGCGAAATAG
- a CDS encoding Trx7/PDZ domain-containing (seleno)protein: MLHRPGSGSRLFCFLAVVFLLAPSAIAQDRETKVRNDRRDILADGTWHYNDLQGAMDAAKTSGKPILVIFRCIPCEACAQLDEKIIERDSAVRRAMQDYECARIVRMNGVDLAKFQFDYDQSFAAFLMNADGTIYGRYGTRSHQTEEEGDVAIEGFAATLDKGLILHGLYPANKELLAAKTTGDVPPVPSAEKFPHLRKGDYGEELDYEGKVVKSCIHCHQVGESYRVSYRFDGKQIPEKILFPYPHPKVLGLIMDPKTAATVKEVTPGSPAAEAGMKAGDEILALNGQPIISMADIQWTLHHLQDERAIAVTMLRDGNLAKIDFPLPKDWKKQGDISWRVTSWDLARQVFGGMRLKDLEPQQRKELGLKEDQLGLLVKHVGKYGDHAVAQKAGIQPGDVITSISGIRENLNESNLLARLANETKRGQEVEVTLLRDGKTQRTKIRMQ; this comes from the coding sequence ATGTTGCACCGTCCTGGATCTGGTTCCCGCCTATTCTGCTTTCTCGCCGTAGTCTTCCTTTTGGCCCCTTCCGCAATAGCGCAAGATCGCGAGACCAAGGTCCGCAATGATCGTCGTGACATCCTCGCTGACGGCACCTGGCACTACAACGATTTGCAAGGTGCGATGGATGCGGCGAAGACCTCGGGCAAGCCGATCCTGGTCATCTTCCGCTGCATCCCGTGCGAAGCCTGCGCTCAGCTGGATGAAAAGATCATCGAGCGCGACTCGGCGGTCCGCCGCGCGATGCAGGACTATGAGTGTGCCCGTATCGTACGGATGAACGGCGTCGACCTCGCGAAGTTTCAATTTGACTACGATCAATCTTTCGCTGCGTTTCTGATGAACGCCGACGGCACGATCTATGGCCGCTATGGAACGCGCTCGCATCAAACGGAAGAAGAGGGAGACGTCGCGATCGAAGGGTTCGCGGCGACGCTCGACAAAGGTTTGATTTTGCATGGTCTCTATCCGGCGAACAAAGAACTGCTGGCCGCCAAGACGACCGGCGACGTTCCGCCGGTTCCGTCGGCCGAAAAGTTTCCGCACTTGCGCAAAGGGGACTACGGCGAAGAGCTCGACTACGAAGGGAAGGTCGTCAAGAGCTGCATTCACTGTCACCAAGTTGGCGAGAGTTATCGCGTCAGCTACCGCTTCGACGGGAAGCAGATTCCAGAAAAGATCTTGTTCCCCTATCCGCATCCGAAGGTGCTCGGCTTGATCATGGATCCGAAGACCGCGGCGACGGTCAAAGAAGTGACGCCCGGTTCGCCGGCCGCGGAAGCGGGGATGAAAGCGGGAGACGAAATCCTCGCGCTCAATGGACAGCCGATCATCTCGATGGCCGATATCCAATGGACGCTTCATCATTTGCAAGACGAAAGAGCGATCGCGGTGACGATGCTGCGAGACGGCAATCTCGCGAAGATTGATTTCCCCTTGCCGAAAGATTGGAAGAAGCAGGGAGACATCTCATGGCGAGTGACCAGCTGGGACTTGGCGCGTCAGGTATTCGGCGGCATGCGACTGAAAGATCTGGAGCCGCAGCAGCGGAAGGAACTGGGACTGAAAGAGGACCAGCTAGGCTTGCTCGTCAAGCATGTCGGCAAATATGGCGATCATGCCGTCGCGCAAAAGGCCGGCATCCAACCGGGCGACGTGATCACCTCCATCTCCGGCATTAGAGAGAACCTGAACGAATCGAACCTGCTGGCCCGGCTCGCCAATGAGACGAAGCGCGGGCAGGAGGTGGAAGTGACGCTGCTGCGGGATGGAAAGACGCAGCGCACCAAGATTCGCATGCAGTAG
- a CDS encoding DUF2304 domain-containing protein, with the protein MTPFQWIAISFIICAAGYELVNIRQQRAVRLVVLFRGVIWFAAALAILFPNQIGRLATLIGIGRGADVILYSFVLIFLATTFYFYSRYLRLQRQITDVVRYLAIQEATRGAEEPALEER; encoded by the coding sequence GTGACGCCGTTTCAGTGGATTGCGATCTCCTTTATTATCTGCGCGGCCGGCTATGAGTTGGTGAACATTCGCCAGCAGCGCGCGGTACGCCTGGTCGTACTGTTTCGGGGCGTCATCTGGTTTGCGGCGGCGCTGGCGATTCTGTTCCCCAATCAGATCGGTCGGTTGGCGACGTTGATCGGAATCGGCCGCGGCGCCGACGTAATCCTCTACTCGTTCGTGCTGATCTTTTTGGCGACTACCTTCTACTTCTATTCGCGTTACTTGCGTTTGCAGCGTCAGATCACTGATGTCGTACGCTACCTGGCGATTCAGGAAGCGACGCGCGGCGCCGAAGAGCCGGCGCTGGAAGAACGCTAA